A region of the Oncorhynchus nerka isolate Pitt River linkage group LG9a, Oner_Uvic_2.0, whole genome shotgun sequence genome:
TCACATACGTTTTTATAAGAGTCTGGTGGAATGCATCAGCAAACACTGTTCTCCACCTTAATGTGACTAATGTGTTGACAGAGGACACAGTcactaaccacgtttccatccacagtttttatgtgagtaaagtcaTACCATATATAAGAAATCAAGATGGCTGTGATGGAAACTTTTTTATAAATGCTGACAGATTATTTGtttgttcgacatggtgggatctttctGAGTCAGTCAAATTAATTATGCGATAAATGACTGTGGAAATGGTTTTATGCTCCAacattgatataataaccattataacaaagtaaacttggagtcacgcgaatGTAACAGGGTTGGTTATGTTTCCACTTGCCTCTAAAGGAAGGTGTATTCAATGTTCAAGCATTCTTCTTGGTTGGTTCAACTCTGATGACAATAAGGCGTGTTGTGATTGGCGTCGCATGCAGATAGAGGGAGATGCTGAACGTCAGTTCTCCCTAGTATGAAAATGTGATGCAAGGGGTAGGTCACGTTCTGAATACCGTTTTCTATTTTCTAATTTACAAAGCGTACAAATTTGCTGTACATTACTAATTTatacatgtgtgggtatatggTACCTGTTAGAGATTGAGGGGCTTTCTGGGATGTGCTTATGATTGCTGTAAATAAGTGTGTTAGCTAGCATACACCTATGTAATGGTCACGTAAGCCCACTACTAACACAGTTGTTTTCATGCTACAGATTTGACCATCGACAGCCATCAACATCGTTAAGCCctgcacaactaacgtgctgtttcctatTTAACAACCAGATATTTACATATGTTATATTTGGATTGTATTTTGTTCACCCAGTATGAAGATGTGATGCAAGGAATTTTACCATCGACAGCCATCAACAATGTTAAGCTCTGCACAAATAAAGTGCTTTTTCCTATTTAACAACATAAATAAATAATGCTCAACTGGAACCACTGGCTGGGGTGATTTATTtggacaaaacacaacacaaggAGAGTACGATTTACATCTGTTACACTATGACATGTTGTgcggtcctcccactatgactagTCGGGTAAGCGTGCACttaattaggctacagatgaaatacgttttgatgaacttcacagggtggtgaaagtcaGGGTGCAACTTTCACATGTCCagccccacattctgaaattgcaatcttgcccccaccccaccccaccccacccagtTTTTTTCATTGGAATGTGATTCAAAACGAGGCAACGGTGTGCATTAGGACTATGCGGACGCCTCCGatcggtcgggtaggctgtttgtagtgtttatccgactggataCATTTGTTATTTTTATGTCCCCCCCCACCTCTAAAACCAAAGtctttgtccataataatctcatcatgtaggccaGGGATGAGCAACTCCAGTCCTTGGAGACCAGAGTGGTGTCACACCccccccatccctagcaaacacagctgattcagCTAATTGCATTCTAACCTGAAGATTATGATTAGTttattattggagtcaggtgtgttagccgAGGCTGggggcaaaagtgtgacaccaatatggcccctgaggactggagtttcccGTCCCTGAAGTAATctatacccgcactgtatctgcaagctgttggcAAGAGCAGgctttcccaaactcggtcctggggacgGTCCATCCTGGGTGCACGTTtgggtttttgccctagcactacacagctgattcaaatgatgagttgattatttgaatcacgCACAGCTTTTTATccacaagtcaatttgatggaaacatctcaGGTGGGAAAATGCGCATGTGGTTTTATGTGAATTGTAGAGTATTCCCATGAAAATCTATTGCCAATTAGCTAGTGATCCATTTTACAGTACAATAATTCCTcagaaagctgtcaattatattgtGGCCACATGTTGGTAATGTAACAGCAGAATCCGGCAAGTCTGAAACACCAAGATCTGGATCCATTTAGCAAAGACTGACCCTTAATATTATAGAATTTGATTGATGGGTGCTTGCTTTACAAACAAgtgcttaaaggcccagtgcagtaaaACACATGACGTTCCTATGTTTTATatgggtgtacaaaacattatgaaccccttcctaatattgagttgaactgccttttgccctcagaacagcctcaattcgtcaggacatggactctacaaggtacaTTTGCTCCCGTCTGGTGTTTGTGGCACGGTATGGCCTGAAGCAATAAGTTATGTATTTAAAGGGCAGTGGCCATGCTGACAGCGTTCCCCAACCTACAAACTAACCCCTCCCCATTTTTTTAACTGGTCATTCAGTACAGCACCATTTCCATTCAATTGAATGTTCCAGAACGTAAACACATACTGAATGCAGTAAATTATTTAATAGACCAATTAGAAAGAGTTCCAaaactctctgccaataacagctagttttacGTTTTCCCCTACCCAGTCAGACCACTCACAGACAGTCCTACATAGCTGAATTCTTGCATGAGAAATTGCTATTTaataagaagctatttttgattATTTTTGgcaattttaattgaaaacaatgacagtaaggtacttaattgttactcagaaatgatttgatattgagataaaaaaaaataaaaaattgcacCTTTAAGACCAATGTGACAAACACCATTTATGTCCTAGATTCTTATTCTTTCTATATTGAGGTAATTCTATGTGGTATTATAACCTGAGTTCATGAACCATATAGGAAACATAATGTAACCATTTATCTTTATTTGAAAAATTAAAATAAGGTGCTTTTATGTAcagaacaacaaaaacaacaaacagtaGTGATGTATAATACAAAAAATACAGTTCACAACAGCTTTTTACATTGGCAGCTCAATTTACAAAACACTTTTACATACAAACTTACAAGACATTTTGACACGAGTCAGAGAAACCTGGTGCACTGTCACAAATAGAAGGCTTGACAAGTGGTTCTTCAAGTGACAAGAGGTGCCTTACTGCAACTCAGTAGAAGCTAATAACGACAGTCTCAAAAACCTTAAGCAAGTATATATCAATTTGGAAAGGTGATCAAACGAAAGAGATTTAAATGCTGCATGTCTGAACCTAGTATGCTAGATATTTAGGTTGATTTTGCTAATGTATTATTGTTTAGATTTTAGACAACACCCACTTTACTCAACAGATCCAAACTGCCATTTCTAAACTTTTGCAATGTTTGTAACAAAATACAAATCATACATTTTAAATGTTTCAGTTGTAAATGTATACacacctttcaaaagtttggggtcaaatAGAAATGtcctgtttttgaaagaaaagcacgttttttgtccattaaaataacatcaaattgatccgaaatacagtgaagacattcttaatgttgtaaatgactattgtagctggaaacggccgataaaaaaagaaaagaaaaggaaTATAAACATAGGCGTACAGcggcccattatcagaaaccatcacttctgtgttccaatggcacgtagccttcatttctcagaacaagaatagactgacgagtttcagaagaaaggtctttgtttctggccattttgagcctgtaatcgaacccacaaatgttgatgctctagatactcaactagtctacagAAGGACAGTTTCATTGCTTCTTTAACAGTttgcagctgtgctaacataattgcaaaagggttttctaatgatcaattaacgtTTTCAAATGATAaagttggattagctaacacatatcgtgccattggaacacaggagtgatggctgctgagaatgggcctctgtacgcctatgtagataggcatttacaacattaacaatgtctacacagtatcaatttgatgttattttaatgaactttttaaaaaacttttcTTTCACAAACAAgagcatttctaagtgaccccaaacttttgaatggtagtgaatatatttttttattttacatttatttaactaggcaagtcagttaagaacaaattcttatttacaatgacggcctaacccggcaaaactcggacgacgctgggccaattgtgagccgccctatgggactcccaatcacagccggatgtgatacagcctggaatcgaaccagggactgtagtgacgcctcttgcactgagatgcagtgacttagaccactgcgccactcaggagcattTAAAGACAGCgttgattttttaaaatgtatagtCAAAAACAATGGTTTGCAATAGTGTCAACCCAGAAATACGAAGTGATTGAGGTTAAAGCCATTCTAAAATAATGATTTGTACAGATACTGATCCTAATTTAAAGGCAGTCACTCAGTGTTTTAATAGTATTGTTGGGTATGCCCAGTACAGTTCTACAGTCTATTCTGTCGTACCTATCATGCAGGTGATGCTGCTGCTACCTGGTTGTCCATGTGAATGAGTAATGTCACAAGGTCATGAGTACACATTTTAGAACCCCAAGAGGCACAACTCTTGATTCCTGAATTTAGCTTGAAGGCATGAAAAAAAATCCATTGAATATGTAATACATCATTCTCAACGAAAAAAAACATCCGTGTTCCAAACTAAGGCTTTCCAACATCCTGTGCAAAAACAACGCATTTTGAGTCAAGATTTTTGCTGGTTCTGCACTTTGACCGCAATGATACAACTTTCACTAGTCCACTCAACTACAATACAaatgtacattatatacactcAGCCACCACAGCAGTCCATTAGCAGTATGCTTTTTTCACAGCTACTTTGTCAAAAATTGTAAGGCCCTTGTACAAATGTCAAACTTAAATAAGACAACATTGTTTTACTTACAATTATTCCGAAACAATTTCTATCACTACATTCCACAACGCAATGTTGCAAGAGTTTACCATAATTTTGCACTGACATAGCTACATCTTTGGAATATGAAATCTATATTCTTAAATTGTGCCTTTAGAATTATTGTTTCCAATCTTGAACAGCTGAAAACGTATATCTGTTATTAGGTAATGCCTCAATGAAAGCCCTTGCTTTTGGATGATTATTTATGCAGGTTCCATCCTTTCACAATAtctgttcatttttattttaaaagACATTCCTCCATTGACTGGTCCATAACTGCTGTGAAAGCCTTGGCTCCATATTAGTAAAACCCAGTTTACAGTCATTAGTGTCATGATAACCAGAGGTGATGTTGGTAACTATGGCAGCTTTCATATACACTGAATGGCTACGTTATGAATGGTTTGATACATACTGTTTGATACATGCTGAATCGGTCAGGCCCATTAAACATAAAACATTGATTTGACATGACAGTTGTGTTGGAAAGGATGAAAACAGAATACACATTTTAAAAAGGTTATTTTTGGCACAACATAAATGAACACAGAGCATGGTTTCCTCTGGGTGTGTGAGTCACATTCATCAACACCAAGAGCTCCATACTCCACTGGCTGACTCTGTTGTGTTGCCACACTCTACATGTGGTTCTTCAACCTCTGCTGTCTACTAGCCTCTGAATCACAGGGCCAGGAAAGAGTTATCTAAGTAAAGTGGTGAACAGGTTTTTACACAGTCTCAGCCCACATTAACTTGGTGTCTGAAGTGACTGAATTTGGATCGAAGGAATCAGTTTCTGACTGACAAACTGAACTAGTCAGCATTTTATACCGGGATCTCAGCCTAGCTACAGCAACTCCAGGCCTAGTGATAAGCTCTCTCTCATCCCATTCCGCTATGCCACAGAAAGGGCTCAATCTTTTGCATACTAAATTATATGTGGGTATAATGCCTCTGATTCTCAATAATCAAGATTGTGTGGACACCTATGCGCCtgcacagtctcaagatgagatTCTCTTTTGGTGTGACCTTGCACCCCACTTCACATTGTGTGCTTTGCATAATCTGTTGGCTCCATAATGAATCATATGTTAATACCTGGTCTCGGGTCTTCCCCAATGTCAGGGGTACGCTTCAACCCTGTGAATGTCAATCGTACACATAacttacatgctgaccaaaccGGACACACGCACGTTGATTTTGTTCACCCACACCAGaagcgatcaggacacgcaggttgaaatatcaaaacaaactctgaaccaattatattacatttggggacaggtcgaaaagcatgaaACATTTGTGTCAatttaactagctagcttgctgttgctagctaatttgtcctgggatataaacattagtTTGTTATTTTAGATGAAATGCACAATgtcctctactccaacaattaatccacagataaaacggtAAACTGAATTCCTTtctcgtcatctctcctcctttctcaggcttcttcttcttattTTGGATTTAATATGGCGGTTGACAACCAACTTTACAGTGCATTACTACAACCTACCGGAGTGTAGACCTAAGttaatctttcaatcacccacgtgggtatatgctcctaaaaacctatgaggagatggcatgtgggcATATGcttctaaaaaccaatgaggagatgggagaggctggaCTTGCAGCGAGTTGAggtgtcacaaatagaaccaatttCTATTTTACCGCCTGGCCAAGCAGACGCTCGCTGATAcgagcgagcagtgtgggtgcaatgattgaataacatatgTGTAAAtctattttgcaacgctcgcacacgcgacgtgtccggtctggtcagcatgttaggcaCCATATCCTTCAATACCTTTGGATGTACAAACCCCATCTGTGCTACTCTCCATTTGGGGGGATAGTGTTGCTTTCTCTCTTTACTCCTTCACAAGACATGTTAGTCATTCAAGTCTTGACTTAATCTCTAAGCTCCTGATGGAGCAGGGCAGAGAACCTCGACAACAACACCTCTCCAGTATTATGTTATTCTGTTGCGTGCTCTTTTTTCCACACCTCATGCCAGGTGGTCCCTACCTCTTTCATTCCTTCCTCATTGGTTCCTTTCCATGTCTCTCTGGGATGGTCAGCCCTCTCTTGACCAGTGGATTCCATTCTAATGTCTGCCTCGTTATGCTGCACTAAGGTCATCCACAGTTTAAACTGCTTTGAATTAATAGCTGATAGACTGCTGTTATAACTAAGTCATCAGTGAAAGGCCTATTGATCTACTTACTATAGTGTTTGAATTAGAGGTTGTTTGTTATTCTACTATCATTCTCAGTGTAGGGCTAAGCGCACACTAATTGTGGATGTAGATGGGAGCGTTAAGGGTCAGCTCTAGAGTATCTCCCTACTTTCAATGCAATGCCACCAGAACATTTGGACGGACTGAGTGGCAATGCATAAAAACAACATGACTGAATCATATAAAAACTGTTACAGAAGGACAAAATCAGCTGTATGTGTCCTATGTCCACCATAACCATCATTCCACAGCTTCAATAGTCTGAAGGCAATCTGTATCACCTTCCTCTTCATTGTGCTTCAGGTGCACTAGAGAAAGAGGAGTGACAACAAGGAAATGAGAACTGACCACAGGGACAAAATGAAAAAGACAAAAGTGCAAAAGCAGTGTAATGAAATGTCCCTCTTCAGTGTTCCTTCCTTCTATGTTTTTATTTTACTGTAAGTCCCCCTTTTCTTATGGCTAATAGTTAATCACTCCACATTAGGGTTTTATCTCCTGCTCAAGTTGATCAAAGCTGTCCTCACACAATGGAATCTTTGATCTCTGAGCCCAGTCTCACCCGAGGCCGCGGGCAGATGGGCGAGATCTCTACAGTGCTCTCCTTCAAGTTCAGAGGCCTCTTTTCTGACTCGGAGAAGCTCTTGCTGTTGTCTGGTGATGAGCACTCATGTGGCGGTGTGTTGCAGATGTAGTTGTCATTGAGGGTCTGGTAACCCTTGTGGTCTGACACAGAGGCTGGCACTGTGCTGTTGCCATTCAGAGGCAAGTTCTCTGCCGGATTCCCCACTAGCCTGGGTTTCTTCTGCTGCATGTTGGGGCACTCGCCTTCCTTCAGCATGGACTTCATGCGGTCGTGGTTCCTGTAGACCGCAAATAGGGAGAAGACCACCAGGGAGAAGCCCAGCAGGGCACACACTATGATGAGCTCGTTCCAGTAGGTCTTGGTGTTGATCTGTGGGGAGCGGGTCTCTCCAGGTAGGATGATTGGCTCCTCCTGTTGTACCAGAGGGGTGCGTGAGCGGCCAATGAGGGTGGTGCTCTCCTGCCTGGCCTCTCCCCTAACACAGTAGTTGGCCAGGAGTTGCCTGAAGCCCTCCTCCACTGACCAGCATTCATAGGTCTCCTGTCTGTCAGCCTGGGCCACCACCACTAGACCTCCCTCAGGACTGGGGTACAGGAAGTGACCTGCACCCTCACTGTACTCCCACTTCCTCTCAGCCAGGTTGGAGCGCAGCTTACAGGGCAGCACTTTGAACATGTTGGCTGGGATCATTATCACCTGGCATGAAGACATCCCTGCGGACAACAAGAGAAAGGGCTTTATTATTTTTCATTTGTGAAAGCAAGTCCATCTCAGGTAGATTAAACAAACTGCATTATTATATCAGTATGGTAGCTGAGCAGGACTGCGATGAGAACGAACACATTAAATAAGCTTGGAATTGATAATCATGGTAGGGAACATTGGAATAAAATGTTATTCGAAATGTAAATGCAGCAGTTCCATAGTAGAGCACAGTGGTACAGTTTAGAGCTGAGATGATTTAATCCAGCAGGAACGGATGGAATGGTACAGTACTTACGTGTGGGTGGGGGTTTAGCAAAGCGAGGGCTGGGCTGTGTCTTGTTGCAGATAACGGATGTGTCTGCCTCGTCCACGTCCTGCTGCCAGTGGCTGAGAACACAGACACAATGGTAGATCAGACAAATGGGTGTCTCAGAACCACTCAGAACCTCTAACTGACAATCTACACATAGCAGGTCTTTACAGACTACAGCATGTACTGTAAGCAGACAGCATGGAGCATTTTCCTGTAGTCACTTTTTCTTTGGTGTGCTCTAATGTCCCGAAAAGTTATCAGTCATTATGAGGGCTTAGCATCTAACTAGTTTATACCATTATCTGGCATCATGCTAATACAAGGCTAGTATCTCTTTGATGAGCAACACCTACATGTCCATGAGTGGACCATAGAAATGTAATGTATGGAGGCAGGTGGTCTGGGGGAAACATACTTTTCTAGTCCACCCAGCCTGACATTCAGACACTGCCGCCCTTCCCAGGCACAGTAAGGGTCTCTGGACAGGACACACTCTCCACAGCTCTGGTAGTTGGAGCAGTTAGCCACCGGGACCTCCACCAGGCCAGAATAGGAGGACACAAACAGCAGGCCCTGTAGAGGAGAGAccaccagacagtcagtcaggggcCAGGGAGGAATAGGTATCTGGGTCACATATTAGCAGACATTTACCTCTCTCTAAAACAATGTCAACACTGTACCCTTGACGATTCCCCTGAGAGGAAGTTGCATGCAATTATCTCAATGAACGTGAGCTGAGCTACCCTTTAGGTTCCGGCTCTCTTCACGGCTTATGAGACCCCTAAACTGCCAGTGCTGACATTTAGTGAGCTCATCATTACTCCCACTATGCTCCATAAATAAACTGATTTCTTTCTCAGTACTGTACCTTTTCAGAGTCCAGTTCAATGTGCTGTACAGGCTGGGGTTCAGTGAAAAGCATCATCTCTTCAATGATGTGCATCTTGTTGTTGACATTAATGGCTTTGTGGAGTCTTCCATCATCTGCCAGAGACATATGATAGAGCAGTGGATGGTTAGTGTCTGCTATAGCTCTGCCTCTCATACAGAAGAGGAAAAGTTCTGTCGGCTGAGGCggtttacagtacagtacctgttcCAATGAAGAGCACATTGTAGTGTTTGTTGATGGCCTGGACCCGGTGGACAGCTATCTGGGTGTAGCGGACGCTGCGTTTCAGCAGGAGGGGCTGGCTGCGGATCACACTGTCCATCAGGAAGTGGTCCTTGACGAAGTTTAGTACCTT
Encoded here:
- the LOC115134225 gene encoding semaphorin-4B, whose amino-acid sequence is MSWLAVVRRGAMWTISMAQLCLPAFLLLLAYAFVQAAATEDDVTPRLSFTYNANERSAKRFSVDGVFNYTSLLLSKEDNMLYVGAREELFALNLSDISRVKLQRNLTWSTHERKRDECSFKGKDLQTDCFNYIKILLRVNSTHLYVCGTYAFSPICAYINTADFTLVRSQTGEIVTEDGRGRCPFNPEYKSTAIMADGELYAGTVSNFQGNEPIIYKSLGQGAALKTENSLNWLQDPAFVGSAYIQESLPKGNPVGDDDKIYFFFSEAGKEFEFFDNTIVSRIARVCKGDKGGERVLQKKWTTFLKAQLLCSLPDDGFPFNIIQDMFVLTPSPEDWKNTVFYGVFTSQWYKGASGSSAVCAFTMDQVERAFSGRYREVNRETQQWYTYNHPVLDPRPGACITNAARDQGISSSLHMPDKVLNFVKDHFLMDSVIRSQPLLLKRSVRYTQIAVHRVQAINKHYNVLFIGTDDGRLHKAINVNNKMHIIEEMMLFTEPQPVQHIELDSEKGLLFVSSYSGLVEVPVANCSNYQSCGECVLSRDPYCAWEGRQCLNVRLGGLENHWQQDVDEADTSVICNKTQPSPRFAKPPPTRMSSCQVIMIPANMFKVLPCKLRSNLAERKWEYSEGAGHFLYPSPEGGLVVVAQADRQETYECWSVEEGFRQLLANYCVRGEARQESTTLIGRSRTPLVQQEEPIILPGETRSPQINTKTYWNELIIVCALLGFSLVVFSLFAVYRNHDRMKSMLKEGECPNMQQKKPRLVGNPAENLPLNGNSTVPASVSDHKGYQTLNDNYICNTPPHECSSPDNSKSFSESEKRPLNLKESTVEISPICPRPRVRLGSEIKDSIV